One part of the Phoenix dactylifera cultivar Barhee BC4 chromosome 4, palm_55x_up_171113_PBpolish2nd_filt_p, whole genome shotgun sequence genome encodes these proteins:
- the LOC103722346 gene encoding 60S ribosomal protein L18a, which produces MVVFRFHQYQVVGRALPSPTDEHPKIYRMKLWATNEVRAKSKFWYFLRKLKKVKKSNGQVLAINEIFERKPTKIKNYGIWLRYQSRTGYHNMYKEFRDTTLNGAVEQMYNEMASRHRVRCHCIQIIKTATIPAKLCKRESTKQFHDSKIKFPLVFKMVRPPSRKLKTTYKASRPNLFM; this is translated from the exons ATGGTGGTGTTTAGG TTCCATCAGTATCAGGTGGTGGGGAGAGCGCTCCCTTCGCCGACCGATGAGCACCCGAAGATCTATCGGATGAAGCTGTGGGCGACCAACGAGGTCCGTGCCAAATCCAAGTTTTG GTATTTCTTGAGGAAGCTCAAGAAAGTTAAGAAGAGCAATGGACAAGTTCTGGCGATCAACGAG ATTTTTGAGCGGAAACCGACCAAGATAAAGAACTATGGAATTTGGCTGCGTTATCAGAGCAGAACAGGCTATCACAATATGTACAAGGAATTCCGTGACACCACTCTAAATGGTGCTGTAGAGCAAATGTACAATGAGATGGCTTCTCGTCATCGGGTAAGGTGTCACTGTATACAAATTATCAAAACAGCCACAATTCCAGCTAAGCTTTGCAAGAGAGAGAGCACTAAGCAATTTCATGATTCCAAAATCAAGTTTCCCCTGGTGTTTAAGATGGTTAGACCGCCAAGCAGGAAGCTGAAAACCACATATAAGGCATCAAGGCCAAACTTGTTTATGTAA
- the LOC103722345 gene encoding protein VACUOLELESS1: protein MAAVAVAAEWQLLHDRYYRKLEIYSMQWGRMDLARHRVACAPFGGPIAAIRDDSKIVQLYAESARRKLHIFNSAGVHLASAAWDRPGGRLVGMAWTDDQSLVCVVQDGTVYRYNLRAELSAPQFSMGKECFEQGVVECVFWGNGMICLTEDRQIFCVPDFKNPKPCKLADPGIEEYPLCVTVVEPQYTMSGNVEVLLGVGDYVLAVEEDGVQQLGIGVGPLQKMALSHNGKYLATFTHDGRLLVITTDFSRIILEYNCESALPPEQIAWCGLDSVLLYWDEMLLMVGPRGNPVRYLYDEPIRLIPECDGVRILSNSCMELIQRVPDSTVSIFQIGSTSPAALLYDALDHFDRRSAKADENLRLIRSSLPEAVEACIDAAGHEFDVSRQRILLRAASYGQAFCSHFPQDRDRFQEVCKILRVLNVVRNHEIGIPLSIQQYKVLTAPVLIGRLVNANHHLVALRISEYLNLNPEVVLMHWACSKITASPAIQDAALLEILLDKLKLCKGISYAAIAAHADNTGRRKLAALLVDHEPCSSKQVPLLLSIGEEDTGLLKATESGDTDLVYLVLFHIWQKKPALDFFGTINARPLARDLFIAYARFYKHEFLKDFFLSTGRLQDVAFLLLKESWHLEKNPMASKGGSPLHGPRIRLIEQAQKLFSETKEHTFESKAAEEHAKLLRLQHELEVSTKQAIFVGSSISDTIRTCIVLGNHRAAMRVRAEFKVSEKRWYWLKAFALATVRDWDALEKFSKEKRPPGGYKPFVEACIDADEKAEALKYIPKLAEPRERSEAYARIGMAKEAADAASQAKDGELFGRLKLTLAQNAAASSIFDTLRDRLSFQGVY, encoded by the exons ATGGCGGCCGTCGCCGTCGCGGCGGAGTGGCAGCTTCTCCACGACCGCTATTACCGCAAGCTCGAGATCTACTCCATGCAGTGGGGCCGCATGGACCTCGCCCGCCACCGCGTTGCCTGTGCTCCCTTCGGCGGCCCCATCGCCGCCATCCGCGACGACTCCAAGATCGTTCAGCTCTACGCCGAGTCCGCCCGCCGCAAGCTTCACATCTTCAACTCCGCCGGCGTCCACCTCGCCTCCGCCGCGTGGGACCGCCCCGGCGGCCGTCTCGTTGGCATGGCCTGGACCGACGACCAGTCCCTTGTCTGCGTCGTCCAGGACGGCACCGTCTACCGCTACAACCTCCGCGCCGAGCTCTCCGCCCCCCAATTCTCCATGGGCAAGGAGTGCTTCGAGCAGGGCGTCGTCGAATGCGTCTTCTGGGGGAACGGCATGATCTGCCTCACCGAGGACCGCCAGATCTTCTGCGTCCCTGACTTCAAGAACCCGAAGCCGTGCAAGCTCGCCGACCCGGGTATAGAGGAGTATCCTTTGTGTGTTACCGTCGTCGAGCCTCAGTACACGATGTCGGGGAACGTGGAGGTGCTTCTTGGGGTCGGCGATTACGTCTTGGCTGTGGAGGAGGACGGAGTCCAGCAGCTCGGGATCGGAGTGGGCCCGTTGCAGAAAATGGCTCTCTCACACAATGGGAAGTATCTTGCTACCTTCACGCATGATGGGCGGCTCCTGGTCATTACCACGGATTTCTCCAGGATCATTTTGGAGTACAACTGCGAG TCAGCATTGCCCCCAGAACAGATAGCTTGGTGTGGGCTGGACAGTGTGCTACTCTATTGGGATGAAATGCTTCTGATGGTGGGTCCCCGTGGAAATCCAGTTCGTTATCTGTATGATGAACCAATAAGACTCATTCCAGAATGTGATGGAGTAAGAATTCTCTCAAATTCATGTATGGAATTGATACAACGAGTTCCTGATTCCACTGTTTCAATCTTTCAAATTGGAAGCACATCTCCGGCAGCtttattatatgatgctttggaTCACTTTGACAGGCGAAGTGCTAAG GCTGATGAAAACCTACGATTGATTCGATCCTCTCTGCCAGAGGCAGTGGAGGCTTGTATAGATGCTGCTGGGCATGAATTTGATGTTTCACGCCAACGCATACTACTGAGAGCTGCTAGTTATGGCCAGGCTTTCTGCAG tCATTTTCCACAAGACCGTGATCGCTTTCAAGAAGTGTGCAAAATACTGCGAGTATTAAATGTTGTTCGCAACCATGAGATTGGGATCCCACTGAGCATTCAACAATATAAG GTGCTTACAGCACCAGTTCTGATTGGGCGCTTGGTTAATGCCAACCACCACCTTGTGGCTCTTCGAATCTCTGAGTACCTTAACTTGAACCCT GAGGTGGTTCTAATGCATTGGGCATGTTCTAAGATAACAGCTTCACCAGCTATTCAAGATGCTGCTCTTCTTGAAATCTTGCTTGACAAG CTGAAATTATGCAAAGGCATATCTTATGCGGCAATTGCTGCTCATGCGGATAACACTGGGCGGCGAAAGTTAGCTGCATTGCTTGTTGATCATGAGCCATGTTCTTCCAAACAG GTCCCTCTGTTGCTAAGCATTGGGGAAGAAGACACTGGACTGCTTAAGGCAACTGAAAGTGGTGATACTGACCTTGTTTATCTTGTTCTTTTCCACATCTGGCAGAAG AAGCCTGCTTTAGATTTCTTTGGAACAATAAATGCAAGACCTTTAGCTCGAGATTTGTTCATTGCATATGCAAG ATTCTATAAGCatgaatttttgaaggacttctTCCTGTCAACAGGGCGACTTCAA GATGTTGCTTTCCTCTTGTTAAAGGAATCATGGCACCTAGAAAAGAATCCAATGGCAAGCAAAGGAGGATCTCCTCTCCATGGACCACGCATAAGGCTTATTGAGCAAGCTCAGAAGCTTTTCTCTGAGACCAAGGAGCACACCTTTGAATCAAAAGCTGCTGAGGAGCATGCAAAATTGTTGag gttGCAACATGAGTTAGAAGTCTCTACAAAGCAGGCTATATTTGTTGGTTCTAGCATCAGCGATACAATTCGAACTTGCATTGTACTGGGAAACCATCGAGCTGCAATGAGAGTGAGAGCAGAATTCAAG GTTTCAGAGAAGAGATGGTACTGGCTGAAAGCGTTCGCATTGGCTACTGTGAGAGACTGGGATGCTTTAGaaaagttttcaaaagagaagagGCCACCGGGTG GTTATAAACCCTTTGTGGAAGCCTGTATTGATGCTGACGAGAAAGCGGAAGCTCTCAAATACATTCCAAAACTTGCAGAACCCCGGGAAAGATCAGAG GCATATGCGCGAATTGGCATGGCCAAGGAAGCTGCAGATGCTGCATCACAGGCTAAAGATGGTGAACTGTTCGGTCGACTAAAACTAACCTTAGCACAAAATGCTGCTGCGTCCTCCATCTTTGACACCTTGCGGGACAGATTATCTTTCCAAGGAGTTTATTAA